From the genome of Mastomys coucha isolate ucsf_1 unplaced genomic scaffold, UCSF_Mcou_1 pScaffold6, whole genome shotgun sequence, one region includes:
- the Tmem178a gene encoding transmembrane protein 178A isoform X2, translated as MAVAVLLCGCIVATVSFFWEESLTQHVAGLLFLMTGIFCTISLCTYAASVSYDLNRVPKLIYSLPHDVEHGYSWSIFCAWCSLGFIVAAGGLCIAYPFISRTKIAHLKSGRDSTV; from the exons ATGGCGGTGGCTGTCCTGCTGTGTGGCTGCATCGTGGCCACTGTCAGCTTCTTCTGGGAGGAAAGCCTGACACAGCACGTGGCCGGACTCCTATTCCTCATGACAG GAATATTTTGCACCATCTCGCTCTGCACGTATGCCGCCAGTGTCTCCTATGACTTGAACCGGGTCCCGAAGCTAATTTACAGCCTGCCTCATGATGTGGAACATGGCTACAGCTGGTCTATCTTTTGTGCCTGGTGCAGTTTAGGTTTTATTGTGGCAGCTGGAGGTCTCTGCATCGCTTATCCGTTCATTAGCCGGACCAAGATTGCACATCTAAAGTCTGGCAGGGACTCCACGGTATGA